Sequence from the Ziziphus jujuba cultivar Dongzao chromosome 9, ASM3175591v1 genome:
TAGGCATCTCATCTATTGTTTCAGTTCTATCTATTACATTTTTTCTTCATAGCATTTGGTCTTTCATGTTATGGATACTGCTCTCTCCATATATCAGCTATTAAtctcatttctctctctctctctctctgatcaTTGCAGAAGAACGAACTAGGGCTACTCGCAAGCGCAGAAGAAACAATACCTTTATTAATTGCGAAGTTTACATAAATTTGGAAAGCAATAGCAACTCCATGGTATTAACTGAAACTAAACAGAAGCATATATGAGTAgtcttaaaattttatgttgtttaatcttaaaattttatgttgCTTCTCTTTTCTGGTGTAGATGTTATTTGTTCCTTGAATTATCTCAAACTCTGTGCTGGTTAAGTGCTTCAAATGTTGAACAGCTGTGTATAGCTTAGTCAAAGTCGTCACAAGGATAAAGATAATTTGAGTTGTTATCTTAAACATGTTAGAATGTATTTTATTCTCATTTGACTGTTATTTAACTTGTTATTCACTTTGCACATTATCAATGTACCAAAAATTTTTTCTTGTTAGAGATGTGTTTAATGCTTTTAAAATATAGTTGGTTGTTGGATTGGTTTTGGCTCTGTTTGTAGCCTTTTTGTCTACAGCAATTCATTGTGGACATGTGTGGAATGCCTGCATGATTGAGACTCACTTTGAATGTTTCTATGTGCAGAGAGAGAGTGCCACAGCACAACCTCCACCACCAAAGCAGCCCTCCTTTAGCTGTCCAATTTGTATGGGTCCATTGGTCGAGGAAATGTCAACTAAGTGTGGTCATATTTTCTGTAAGGCATGCGTTAAGGCTGCAATTACTGCACAGGGTAAATGTCCAGTCTGTAGGAAAAAAGTCCTCATGAAAGAACTCATTAGAGTATTCCTTCCTTCAACCTGTTGAGCAATGCACTTGCCCAGAATGACTGATTGTGTAAGTTGTTTAGTATCTAATTTACTTCACCTTTCATCTGTAGGATATAGTAGACATTGGAAAGCATAATTATAGGATGTCTTTTTGCTCACTCAATACTACCTGCAGAATTCTCGAAGATATGGCATTGAATATTAACCAATTTGCATGTGTGGTTTCATGTTAAGGggtatctttttaatttattaatatttaaaggaGAAGGATGTCTAATATAAAAGTACTGTATACTTTGTTCCGCATGAGTATTTGgtctttcttattttattattttgacatGACGTTGCAACAACATTTCATTTTGCTCACCGCTAACTTCTGATAAACGTTAAACGAATTCGTGTTTAACTCTGTAACAGGCTTTATACAAAATGCCTTTTTAGGGGAAGATGCAAGAATTGATTAGCTAATGGAGGATGGAGGATATGTATACTCATGCAACTGAAATATTGTGCAGTTTGAACAAATATGCCTAATAACAATAGTGGTTTTTTTGGGTTATGgaacaattttatcaattttatctGGTTGGTTgtgagatgaaatactttctgtTCATTTCATGTTAAGATGCCTGTACATCTAATAGGTGATAGTATGTTTTAGCCCTGGTATTAATGGGAAATAGTCTTTTGGATGGAAACAGAGTTCTCATGTGGAGTAATTTTTTATGGGAAATAGCCTCGAGTAATTTTTATGGCCTATACAACAGATATAAATTATTACTCCTGCTCCCTTGATAACCTAAATCTTTTCCCTGGgaacatagaaaaataaaaaagggaaatgAAAATTAGAAGACCAATGGATTCCTTTGCATTTCTATCAATTCCAgtctttttcattattttaggtGCATTTGATATAAAAGAGTGGAGATGATTTGAGATGAAATCCAAATCCTAAGGAAAGTTgggtacccaaaaaaaataaaaaaataatgataataataataatatttgcaaAGACTTGGGTGTgtcttatatattttatgatggAATACTTTTGTACTTTGAGTGGAACGaagtttaaaccaaaaaaaataaaaataaaaaaataaaaagaaaaataggatAAGGAGAGGAGAAATAACCAAGGTAACGAATTTATTTAAAGCCAAATGCAATGCATGGCCTGGCCATGGTAATAAGCATATTAGAGGTGAGTAGACAATCCCAAACAACGCATAAAACGCCGTTTTCAAGCCTTATTAATAACGTAATACATGCTTGTAAACAGAAACTTACTTCCACAATTCCATTTGACTATGGATAATATCCACCACCCACTTTACCATCACCtttgggttttggttttggaaCATTTCCTCCTCCCTCCTCCTTGGTGTTTGATTTTCCATCTTTAAGCCATGGTAAAAGCCCAAAACCAGGTAAACCAAGGAATGGTAAGCCTCCAAGCCCAAATGGCAAGCCTAAGCCCAATCCCCAGCCCAAAGGTCCTAAGCCACCTAGGCCCAAAAGACCCTGTGGTGTGTAAACCTCCTCTCCGTGTTCCTTCGGTGTGTCCCTTCCTCCTTCAGTGCTAACCAGAAGTGCACTGAGCAAGAGTGTGAGAATCAGAAACCCTTTGGTACTTCTCTCCATTGGAAGCTCTATATCAGTTCCTATGTTTTTTTCATGAATTTAAATTGCTGGAGACCAACCCAAATTTATAGTCGAAACATGAAAGTGAAAGCATTTTCATTGTAGTCAAAATTGGAATTCATATTTATTGGTTTATGCATGGTGAGCTTTCTTGGTCTAGAAAGAAATGAATTAAGTGGGCCTTTTGCGATCCCAATGaacaggaattttttttttttttttttggtggggtcTGATAAAATTAGTAGCTGGGATTGATGACGAGTGGCCCCATTCATTGGATGGATCaacacattaattaattagccaCAATATTTTTGGTagctttaaaattttgaaatagctTTCACTGTTAAAAGCAGCGCTTTCTGAGGTAGGAGGTAAATCACAATCTGAGAGACCAGGATAAATTTATGGTGGAAACCTGAAAAGAGTCAGAGCAAATTCAGTGTACTAAAAGAATATTAATGGAAATGAAATTTATTGGTTTATGCATGGAGACGTTGCTTGGTTtaggaagaaataaataaataaatatgaatcgAGAGAGCGTTCTGTAATTCAATTTCTTGTTTtggtttgatatttaatttgttcTGAATGTTTGCAGCGTATCAAAATTAGGAATTGACCCCGTAGCCCATGTATTTAATGGTACGTTAATTAGTTAACCatgaagccttttttttttttttttttttccctcacagTATACTTGCTGTTGGCATGGTGGAGGAGGACAAGTATTTCAGCTAAAAAGGTTCGAGGTTGCAGATTTGAAGGAAAATGAAAGTTTTTGggtattttggtaatttaaCCATTGACGGCAACGCGTACACAGTTTTTGTTGGGAGTACAAATAGAAACACTCAAGGGCAATCCAAAGCCCAATTCCCCAACCAgccaaacaataaataaaaacaaaaacagaaatgaCAACAATCTTTTATCTGGCAGAATTCAGAACCTTATATTAAGTGGTGGTCGATAACCAATTACAAATACTTGTTTTTTCGGCTGAAAAAGAGAGATATATTACATATACCAACtaataagatttatttattttttttaaaacttatacAGGCTAAATGCATTGGAGAACTTGGAATATCACGAATCACACTTGACAATatcaatgaacaaaaaaaatggtTCCATAGGAAAGTACACATTTCTCTTGCTAAATCAAAACGACGACTTCAGATCTGATTCATAAACAGAAGAGAATCCTATACTCTAGCTTCTAACAGATAGAACAAGCTGGAACAAAAATTCCGGGGAGTTCTGAAAGGACACAAGATATAAAGAAAACCAATATCACGCTAAACGAATGCTGAAGAAACCAAGGAGAAGTAGAGGAGACATTTTAACTTAGTCTTCATCTTGTAGGTTTTTTTCTCCACTCTGTTCGTCCCCGGTTTATCTCAGGCCCATCTCCAGACAATCTCAGTACATGCAAAAATTGCCGGCAGTCTTGTTCGTGTTCTGCAGTTATAGCAGATCCATTTGTTCCTCGAAGCTCTGGGATTTCTTCACCACCCTCAAGGGGTTCAACACTTGTAAGAGAATCAACAACGTCATCATGTTGACACTCCCGTCTATAATCTAAGGTGATGGTCTGCAGTTCATGGCTATCAATGATTTCTTGAGGCATGCTCTGTCATGGAGAATTTACAAATGTCAGCTTATGAGCACGAGAGTCCATAAGGCCATATATAATAACTTTTTGAGGTTCTGTACAAACAAATAATGAGTGCTTAAGTTGAggataagaaaaagagagatatCAACCAACCTCTAGGACCCATCCAATGTAGGTCACATTATTAACATGCTGGTTCATGTCCAGATCAGCTCTCCGAGGCTGCAGATACCAAGACATGCTTAGAATGCAGAAGAAAATCAGATGAACCAAGACCTGCTTAGAACGCAGAAGAAAATCAGAAGAACATAAATAAACCAAGTGATCTTACCACAAGCCCCAGTCTGGAAAACTGAGCAGGATCTTCCAGTTTTGATATCTTCCTTACGCTACTACTGTTCTCCTCTGGAAATGCTAACCTAAAACATGAAGACAAGCCAATTGTAAAAAGCCAGAATATATCGGTCAAAACTGATACTGATAATAGGAAACAAAAGGAGCTATCTGCTATTAAAGCAGAGTGGATCCACAATCTATGATATGATTTTATCTTCCACACCATGCTATATCCCAGGTTCCCAGcactatttttggatttttgacaATGTTCATGTGGTAAGATTATAGTTGTAACCCCAACCCCTCAACAGAAAAAGGGCAATAAACATGATTATTGTCCATAAAGGAAGACTTCCCAATAAAATCTTAAGCATGAGTACGGGTAAACCCTCTGACATAAAAGAAGAATTAACCAAATGGTATCTACAATTAATTAACTTCCCATACTCTTGTTTCATCTTCTCAAAGATAAATGCATTTCCAGAAGCTGAGACCAAATCATTTTCGTTCACCAGCTATAATATCTTCATCACAAAGAGGATGAAATTAAAAGTCCACTGTCTCACTCACAACCATAAAAGAACCACCTAGAAATTTTGGACTAATCCATATGTAAAATCTGGCAAAAGGACATCAAAGATCTTGCTAAAAAGATGGCAACAATAGTCAAAAACACCTCAAAAGGATCAAAACTATATCATCCTGTGACTCCAGCAACAACAGCATATTATTGCAATGGCAGTTATTTTATCAAGctagtgaaatatttaaacaaaatatgaCTTCATATGATTTCAAACATGATGAGTGGAGAAGGGGAAGAGGGGGAGGAGGGGGGGGAGAAGGAGAAGGGGGTGGGGGGGAGAGAAGGGGGGAATGGGTGCTAACCTGGGTTCTCGTGGACAAAAGACCAAGTATTCTTCTCGAACATCATCATTAACTTTCTGAAGTCGTCTGGTTTCTTGGTTCATCATCACCCACTTACTGAAACCATACAGTGGATATAGAAACCTTTTAGAATATATCTCAAATTAAGATAATTGAAATTAGAGAAAACATATTAAAGTAATGTGACAAGTATGAATCAGATTTGCAAAAAATGTTCAGCAACCCCTTCAAATCGGATCCTCAAATTAGCATTTGACTATTTCTTGAGGAACAGATAGCATAAAATTTATCAAGAAGGAAGATTGCAAAAACATATCTTAAGAGAAATTAATATTTCATGATTGTTAGACAAAAGGTCCTAACATATCCTTGAAATATACATTAAAAGGGAGATAAATGGTCACTTTAATAGCCACAAAAAGCAACGTAAGTTATACAAACTGCTGCAGAACcaccaaacacacacacatactaCCAATACTTAGAGATTTAGGATAagatataataacaaaatttgctTAAACGTGTGATAAGAAATCATGTAAACAGATTGTCCAATATTGGATGAAGGTAGATgttctttagttttatttttatttttatagatcaAATGTTTTTTTCTGAACCTCATTACAATTTTTACTGAACAGAAAGTTGGGAAAACAAAGTGGCTTGGCGCACCTTGTTGCTCTTCCAATGACCTGGCCAGTGGCATGGTCCTTGAGTATCCAATCACGTCTAGTCCCAATTCTTCCTTCCCCTTGACACCATGTTTCTATTTCAACTACATCACTCCTGTTCAGATTCCCGCATGTTAGAATAACTGTTAATCACATATCAAACcttgaagaaaaatttaaagaagaaaGCTCACCAAGCTGGGTATTTATAGATTTCAATGTGCATGCGAGCAGTAACCCATATGAGATTTAACTTCCTCATGGTATGGGTTGTAGCAAAACCATCAGTTGAAAATCCGACACCCTGAGCATGGTTGCACCCAACCTCCTACATAACAAATTTTCCCGTGAAACACTAGAAAAAGTTTCTGCAAAGGACAAATGCATATTCCTAATTTTacattcattaaaataaaataaaatatgatttttatttttttgcaaagtAAATTATCTACTGCTGACTTCCCGAAATGCAATTCAAAATACATAGCATGTATGAAACAAATGAAAAGTGGTACGCAAATCACtgaaattcattaattaaacaAAGCACTCAATGGAGTCAAAAGATTTTCAGATTCAGAATCTAAGAGCATAAAAGGGAATGAAAGCTTTTTTGCTGATAACATCTAGTAATAGATTGTTGATACCAAATATTAATGAATACAGAGTGGCCCTGTTTTCCAAACAAGCAATATAACCAAACAGAGCAAAGCATACATCCTTGCTTAGACAGTAAGCTGCCAAGTGAGGAAAACGCAACAAACAACATGCCCACTTGCTAAATTTAGCAAGTAAAGCAGAATATCCAGCTGAGTAGAGTCAACAAATTTGGCAAATTTCGTAAAGGTCAAGAAACAATAGAATTGCATTTGCAGAGTTAAAGAAAGCAAAGTTGGAGCTCTACACTTTTACTAGCAAACCAAAATTTGCCAGAATCGGACCCCAAATAGAAAAACAGATCAAAAGAATTTGCAAATGCTGGTTGGTAACAAAGAATAATATCAACAAACCAAATACCTGAAAATCCGTACAATTCCCATAAATCAAATTCAACCAttgaaaaagatattaaaactttgacccaaaaaaaaaatccaaataaaaacaacaaaagatgcaagccaaaaaaaaaaaaaaaaaaacaacaacagtaacgtccaaaagaaaaattaaaaacaaattgaaaatgcCACGAATCACCGTCGAACCTGCAATAAATTAGCGATTGTTTCCACAGTGGCAGTCTTGTTAATCCCGACCTCATAGCACCTCACAATGAACTTCTCCTTATACGATAACCCATCCTCAGTCAAGCTTCCCAACCTCAACCGATCTGCCAAGCTTCCCAAGCCGGTTTCGACCCGGGTCGTCATCCCGCCTTCAGCTCCAACACTACCACTCCGGTCGGAAACAACCGCCAAAACCGGACCTTTGGCGGTCGGCGAGCATGAAAGAAGAGCTCCGTCTTTCCGTCGAGTGAAAACGGGCCGGGTTTTGGACAACTTAGGCGGGCCGAAGAAACGGCATTGGGCTAGGGCGTGGTGGATTTGGTCCGTCGCATTGCACGAGACCTTCAACATTTTCACCACTGTTTGGTTTGTCTTCCTAGAAAGCAAGAAACTTTTTCTTcaccccctctctctctctctcttcggaCCCAGAGAGAGGAGTGTGTGACAAGGGAGAGAAGTAAGGGGAAGGCTTTCTCCGTTCTCTCCCtctaaaaatatgtatttttcgGTCGATGCAACCGAGGAGGAGTGAGGAGGGGGTGTTTTTGGAAACGCAACCGGATTTGAGAACTAATTACGAGATTGCCATTTGCGTATGCGTAGGGAGAGGGAGTGAATGAAAGAAAGACCAAGCGGATGGACTTGGAGCCGATTACGAGATTGCCATTTGCGTATGCCTAGGAAGTGTGGGTGAATGAAAGACCCAGTGGATAGATATGAGTTTTTGTTCTCGCACGTGGTGCTTTAATCTCGTGTGCGTGTCCACTGTCCACTTTCCACTGACCTTTTTAACTCCTACACGGCGTCCACGCACCACCCAACCATTATTAATAACAGTGTTTAAAGTCTCTGATTAATTaactgtatatattttttattctgctTTCTTCGATCTAATTCAATAAAGACCAATCAAAtcgacatttttttttatataaacaaaTCCTTTGGTCCAAGAAATATGGTACTTGctacttttaattattaaagtgTTCAAATTTTTACCAAATGAATTATTGAACTTGTTATTTCAATCCAACTTTGTACATTTATGGtggtcaaattttaatatttcttcttaCCTTTTTATATAAAACAGTTGGTACTAAGACTTCATTTTAACTCTTTTGAATTATATCCTCAGATTTAGAAATgtatttggatattttaaaaGCCAATAATAATCTAGAACAACATTTCATAGTAATATCTCAGATACAAAATTGTCAGACTTTgtatgtaaatttaaaaaataaataaataaaaattggacaGGCCGCCTTATAAACTAAATTTAAGGGTCATCACTCAACTCCGTTTAAGTTtagtttaaatgaaatttaattcTTTAGGTTCAAAAATCTCGTAAActcatcatatatatacatatataaagtcATAAATTtgacatattaaaaaattattataaatgataaaaaaaattattatcattttcttttttaattgtttcattCATATCCCTTAAATTTATAACATTAACACCTcttaaatttaccaaaaaacacctcttaaatttaatttatatcactcacatcatttatatatagggATGCtacttaaaaattttgaaacttggATGATTGAATCCAAATTAGTACAACTTTTAGATGGTTGGATGAAATATTCTCTTGATAATAAACCTTTATATGGGCTTTTCCTCCTTGGGTCCTCGATGGATTAAATGGGTTTGAACAATCCACCATATTAATGGGCTTGGATTTTTAACTTTGGGCTTGAACACGTAAAGCCTCACACACTTAGCAATCATCGTCTCTACATTTATGGATTCTCtattctttaaatatatatatatatatatctatttacttttttatttgataattaaacaTGTACATGTAAAATTGAAAGTCGAACTTCAACCATAATCGCATGTTTTCTGAGCAGGAAgtgtaatatgtatatattttatttttcccaacCTCTATTTATACGAGctcttatatattttacatttaccaaaaaacaaaaatatatatatatatatatatatatatacacatttggtttttgtatttaattttttctgtcAATTTATAATaacagagaaaaaataaaaaaagggcaaTTATACTGTTTTTTGTTCATATAGTGTGGATCAATTACACATCAAGTAAAATATGTTTGAAcacatataaattttcatatacatATGGTCCCATGTATAGCACacctttttcaatttaaataattgatgAACGATgtgttaaaagaataaaaaccacATCTTaaacaatttctttctttatttaattttttttttttttttttttttaccctcaaCTCTATCATTAAGATATTTATTACATAGGGAAAAATCCTGGCAAAGCCACATAGAAGATCAAAGAAGCGTGcataggtttttaattttattgctatCACGCTATTTCGTTATTTCATGACGATAGGAAATATCATCCAGCAACGATGTTTTGACCATAAGATTGTGGAATCTATAAAAGTGGAGTTGCTGTCATTTCTctcatcataataataataattgtataaATAACCCTATGcatgtaaaaggaaaaaaaatgatccaataataaaattagggTGTTACAAAGTCTTTCATGGACAATAGGATAAACACTTGTTTTTGCCAATTATTCAgcaacatattttttattaaccaaCAATTTTAACCTCAGGAAGAGAAGGAGAAAAAGCTGTTAGAGTTGGTGATCCGATCCAAAAAGCTTGCAATGCAATTCATTTGGTGAAACTTATTTTGTGGAAAAAAATTGGAGTTCTATGATGGTAGCTGAGGTATGGGGCAAATAGGTCCGAGACTGTAGTTCAATTTTAAGGTTTATTCcgtacaatatatttttatgtttttgaggGGTTTTCGGATGTATTGAGTTTTTTAGCCGCTTTATTTGTTCACCTCTTGTATCAATGTTGATCAATAAGATTTGTCTCTTTTTGCCCGTGATTTTTTACTGTCAAGGGTTTTCCACAGaaatttgtgttttgttttttattcttcttttgctattgttttgttctattttcatAACGAAAGCATTgtccaataacaaaattatgGTGTTACAAAGTCTTCCACGGACAATAGAATAAAGACTAGGAGGAGGAGATGGCAACAAAGCATGCAACTCGTAAATTCAAGGTGATTTAAAAATCACAGCTTTTACTAGTTATAAGTTcataaaagatttttattttttaatttattttttcatggcaaTGGTGAATATTGTGTATATAATCCATGATCTTAGCATGATGTTTTTTACTATCCTTAGCGTATTCAAGAATCTAATAAACATGTAGTATTATAATGATAATCATTTGTATGCTTACATACATATTGAGAGTGTAGTCCTCTATGTTTAACAGTTAATGACATAATCATAATGCAAGTTTAAAACTCAATCTTTGAAGCAATGCAATGTTGagatagtaaaataatattgagAAACAGTAGCTCGCTTTTCATTTGATtaagaatgaatatatatatatacacaaagatTGGGCACTGCATTAAATTGCCCAAATGTGAAATAGGAAACTACTCTAGAATTAAGGAATTACAACTAGTTACAGAAATCAAGGAATTACAACCAATTATAAAGATATTACAACTAATtacaagaatttaaaatataaaggaaATCTTGCATAATTAATATGCTAATATGCTAATATGCCCCTTCAAGATGGATCACCGGAGGAGATGCCAATCTTAACCCTTAATTCTTGGAAGCAATGTTGTGGAGGCGGTTTGGTAAGAGCATCTGCAAGTTGATCTGCTTAAGAAATATGAGTAACATGAAGAGCACCAGATTGAACTTGATCCCAAATAAAGTGATAGTCAATGGCCATATGTTTCATGCGCGAATGAAAGACTAGATTAGAACAAAGataggtggcactaacattgtcACAATAGATGATAGGCGGTGTAGGAAGAATGACACCAAGCTCCGTAAGAAAGGAACAAATCCAATTGATCTCCGAAGTAGTAGCAGCAACGGATCGATACTAGGCTTCGGTGGATGACCGAGCAACTGTACGCTGTTTCTTGGATGACCAAGAAATAGGATGTCGACCAAGATAGACAATGTAGGCACTCGTAGAAGTATAGTCATCTTTGTTGCTGAGAAGGCATGAAGAGAAACTGGATTTTCCATATGAAGGGATAAGCCATGAGTCAATGTGCCACACAGATATCGAAGCAGTCGTTTTGCAGCATTCCAATGTTCAGATGTTGAGCGATGCATGAACTGAGAAAGCTTGTTGATAGCATATGCAATGTCGGGAT
This genomic interval carries:
- the LOC107426716 gene encoding uncharacterized protein LOC107426716, which produces MSTRGARGTTVRAYRRRKANLDFDLNREPPGDNRDQEGTSTQVGPENVQGSQQGHSIAPVTIDVDSIEAIDDDVIESSPTAFAEAKNNSRRTRGRIVVDVDSEERTRATRKRRRNNTFINCEVYINLESNSNSMRESATAQPPPPKQPSFSCPICMGPLVEEMSTKCGHIFCKACVKAAITAQGKCPVCRKKVLMKELIRVFLPSTC
- the LOC107426715 gene encoding oleoyl-acyl carrier protein thioesterase 1, chloroplastic; translation: MLKVSCNATDQIHHALAQCRFFGPPKLSKTRPVFTRRKDGALLSCSPTAKGPVLAVVSDRSGSVGAEGGMTTRVETGLGSLADRLRLGSLTEDGLSYKEKFIVRCYEVGINKTATVETIANLLQEVGCNHAQGVGFSTDGFATTHTMRKLNLIWVTARMHIEIYKYPAWSDVVEIETWCQGEGRIGTRRDWILKDHATGQVIGRATSKWVMMNQETRRLQKVNDDVREEYLVFCPREPRLAFPEENSSSVRKISKLEDPAQFSRLGLVPRRADLDMNQHVNNVTYIGWVLESMPQEIIDSHELQTITLDYRRECQHDDVVDSLTSVEPLEGGEEIPELRGTNGSAITAEHEQDCRQFLHVLRLSGDGPEINRGRTEWRKKPTR